Proteins found in one Paralichthys olivaceus isolate ysfri-2021 chromosome 19, ASM2471397v2, whole genome shotgun sequence genomic segment:
- the ccr6a gene encoding C-C chemokine receptor type 6a — MDNFWFNQSDYEYEVVEPCTYQNNHSVELLVGQYVHSIICILGFVGNSLVIVTYAFYKRTKSMTDVYLLNVAIADLLFVVSLPIIVYNKLSSWSMGPVACKLLHGSYSVNLYSGMLLLACISTDRYIAIVQARRSFRLRSLPRSRLICAIVWTFAFLLSVPTFYFYNWYEPLHTQDVYMYDGHEKNLTTPQFVCEFRFTNNSTAWTTKVAVPSTQLAVGFFLPLLIMTVCYTAIIVKLLSVRNFQRHKAVRVVMAVVVVFVACHLPYNIVLFYDTVIMFQHQMCEASDALQVAKTVTQTIAYLHCCLNPVLYAFVGVKFRNHFRRIIQDLWCLGKRYIAPRRFSRVTSEVFVSTRRSVDGSSDNGSSLTM; from the coding sequence ATGGACAACTTTTGGTTCAACCAATCAGATTATGAGTACGAAGTGGTGGAACCTTGTACTTACCAGAACAACCACAGTGTGGAGCTGTTGGTTGGTCAGTATGTTCACTCCATCATCTGCATCCTGGGCTTTGTGGGGAACAGTCTGGTGATTGTTACCTATGCCTTCTACAAGAGGACTAAGTCCATGACGGACGTTTATCTGCTCAACGTCGCCATCGCTGACCTGCTGTTTGTGGTGTCGCTGCCTATCATCGTCTACAACAAGCTGTCGTCATGGTCGATGGGGCCGGTGGCCTGCAAGCTGCTGCACGGCTCCTACAGTGTGAACCTCTACAGTGGCATGTTGCTGCTCGCCTGTATCAGCACTGACCGCTACATCGCTATCGTCCAGGCCCGGCGCAGCTTCAGACTGCGCTCGCTGCCCCGCAGCCGCCTCATCTGTGCCATCGTCTGGACCTTTGCTTTTCTACTGTCTGTCCCAACATTCTACTTTTACAACTGGTACGAGCCGTTGCACACCCAAGACGTCTACATGTATGACGGACACGAGAAGAATCTAACCACTCCACAGTTTGTCTGTGAGTTCAGGTTCACTAATAACAGCACGGCCTGGACAACCAAAGTGGCTGTTCCCAGCACCCAGCTGGCCGTGGGCTTCTTCCTGCCACTGCTAATCATGACCGTCTGCTACACCGCCATTATCGTCAAGCTGCTAAGTGTCAGAAATTTCCAGCGGCACAAGGCAGTCCGGGTGGTAATGGCTGTGGTTGTGGTGTTTGTCGCCTGTCACCTACCCTACaatattgtattgttttacGACACTGTCATCATGTTCCAGCATCAGATGTGTGAAGCATCCGATGCCCTGCAGGTTGCCAAGACAGTAACGCAGACCATCGCCTACCTGCACTGCTGCCTGAACCCGGTGCTGTATGCCTTCGTCGGAGTGAAGTTCAGGAACCACTTCAGAAGGATCATCCAGGACCTGTGGTGTCTGGGGAAGAGGTACATCGCCCCACGCCGCTTCTCCAGGGTCACGTCTGAGGTCTTCGTGTCCACTCGCCGATCGGTGGATGGATCCAGTGACAACGGCTCATCTCTCACAATGTGA